AACCCCTAGGTGCCCCATGCCGGGGACTTGGTCAGGAGAGCTCGCCCAGCAGAGAGGCGGGGAAGGAGCCAGTAAATCACCCAGCGCCTCCGCCGGCTCAGCTGGCCTGAACAGAGTGTCCACAGCCTCCCACCTGGGGCAAAGCCTGGAGGTTTTCCTGAGGAGCGGAggaaaaataataaatagcagccagggcagggctggggattgttCTTTCTCAGGATGATAAATCAATGCCGGTGGCTCTGAGACTTTTCCACGTCGGCTCAGCTCTTAATCCACTGGAAAAACAGCTCAGGCAGGCTACGGCCTGCACTCTGCACCTGGGGGGAGCGTTAAGCAGATCCCCCCCCAGGCCAAGGTTCAGTCCAGGTGGAGGAGCAGCAGCCTCGGGCTGTTTTGCCCAGATGTCACCAGCTCGAGTCCTGCATGGCCCAGCAGTGAGCAGAAGTTGTACTCACTTGTGAAACAAGTTGGCTGGATCTCAGCTGGCTTCCCTGGGGGGCAGGTGGCCAGGAACTGCTCCTGCAGGCGGTTCCCCCTTGCTGGCTGAGAGCGCAGGCTTCCTTCAGAAGCTGGGCACACCGGCAGCTGGACTGCGGGTTTCAGAAAtacggctgcctctggggtgggactcagCCCCGCAGGTCAAGGATTAGGGTCAGCCAGGACATCAGCACTGGCCGAGGATGCCCCCCAGCAGAGCCGGCCCATGGGGGATGCATGCACAGGGCCTGGCCCTCCATGGCGAGGGCTCAGCCCAGGGTGGATGAAGTCACCCCGGGCCTGGATTCCACGCTCGGCTTCACCATAAAAGGTGGCGGTGCTGGGCCAGGCCGGTGCCCACGCGTCCCCCCAGCCGGGGGACGGCGAGCCGCTGGAATGCTCGCCCGAACCGCACACCGTGGCTGGGGAATTAATCCCGGCATCTCAGGCATCCCTCAGAGCAGCCACTTCCGGGGGCAGCGGGGGAGACGGGGACAGGGCTGGCTGAGCagcagaggccctgcccctggccggACTCCAAGCGCTAGGGAATCACCCCCGCCGTGGGGCAGGCAGTGAGCAGAAGCCCCTCTCAGAGCAGGACCCCACCCCACGCAGCGTGTGCCCTCGGCGAGCAATAAGCCATCCCTGACGCAGGTCAGAACCACGAAGAGCCACCCGTTTATTGTAACAAGAGGGCAGGACAGCCGCTGGTCCCACCTTGGGAGAGACAGAAACAACCCTCTTGAGGGCACCGCGCAggctccctggggggcagggctcagggagcACCCGAGGGAGATGGGCCCCAGGGACTGCCCCGAGCGAGATCTCTCGGGGGGTAACAGGGACATACCccgaagcagccacagctgggctgcGGAGGGAGATGGGTTGAGGTCCCTTGGGGAGCAGGaccccggctccccacagctgacATGGGGGCCCAGGAAGGAGGATGACCTTTGCCCTTTGGGCtcgagtgggggaggggatgggggcgtGGCCTACCCAGGCCCCGCCTCTCACTCCTTCAGGAAGAAGTGCATCTTGTCGTTGATCATCTTGCGCTCGGGGTTGAGGcgcttgaggatctgggccagcaCGTTCACCGTCTGCTCGCTGCTCAGCCCCGTCTTCTTGGTCTGGAACTTCTTCAGCAGGTCCTTGGTGGTCATGGGCTTGCGGGTCAGGTAGCGGCGCACGGCCTCTTCCGTCAGCTGCACGTCACTGCGGGGGCAGAACGGGGCCTGAGCAGTGGGCGCCGAGCCCGGGAGGCTCTGGGCTCACGGGTGCCGAAGGGGGCACCAcccagcggggcaggggcaggggccggcTCTGTCCCCAAACGAGCCAGTCAGAGGCCATGCGctggctcccctccagccccaaagGCTCTTCCATCCGCCACTCCTGCCCCTGGGACCAGCCAACCCCAGCACTCGGCagcagccccacccacccccaagggATTGGCCTCATTCCGCAGGCGGAGAAGCCCCGCCCACCCCATGGGATTGGCCAATGGGCCTTGATCCCGCAGGCTGAGAAGCCCCGCCCACCCCAAGGGATTGGCCAATAGGCCTTGATCCCGCAGGCTGAAAAGCCCCATCCACCCCGAAGGGATTGGCCAATGGGCCCCGATCCCACAGGCTGagaacccccacccacccccaagggACTGGCCAATGGGCCCCGATCCCACAGGCTGagaacccccacccacccccaagggACTGGCCAATGGGCCCCAACCCCACAGGCTGAGAACCCCCACCCACGCCCAAGGGACTAGCCAATGGGCCCCAATCCCACAGGCTGAGAAGCCCCGGCCACTCACCCGCTGCTGGGGGTGGACTTGCCCGACTGCGGCTGGGGAGTGGACTTGCCCGAGGTCGTCTGAGGTCCCGAGTCCAGTTTCAGCCTCTTGGCCGCAGGGAGGTCACCGGATCCCGACTGCCGCTTCCCTGCGCCGAGACGGAGCAGCTCAGTGCCCTGGCCAGACCCCGCCCCCGGTTCTCACCGACAGGCGCCCTTGCTCCTCCTGCTGGCGAGGTCGGGAACCAGGCCGCACGGGGGTCTCCCCAGACCCCTCCTTCAACAGCTGGACCCCTGGGCAGCTGGTGTAAGGGCTGGGTGAGCTGCAGGggacgctgccccctgctggcgttTGTGACTGTTCCAACATCTGGCCTGgaagccccagcccagaggccgATGCCCTagcagtgccccatgctgccagccccccccagcccttacCTTGCTCCAGCTTGCTGGCTGCAGCTCGCAGCGTGGAGGACGTGCTGCCTGCGTCCACGGTGGGCGTCCCTGGGCGGCTGTTCCCCCGGGAGCTGCTGGCCGACCCCTTCCGCTCCTTCTTGGGTGGAGTTTTCCTCTTCTAGGTGTCGGGTGAGAAGAGGAGCCGGCATTGGGCATCGTCCTGAGATGCACCCTAGTGCACTCCACACTGAGCCAAGCCAGGGCATGGGGGGCTGTGCAGAGGAACCCCCCCCGCCACATCCTCCACACTTGAGGTGTCATCTCCGTGACGGCACAGAGGCAAGGGGAGATGACCCCCGGCTCCGGGTGAAAACCGAGGGGAGGGCTAGGGAGTCACAGTGgccagggcagcagggtcactgcCCCCTTATCCCGGAAAGGGCCGGGATCAAGGCCGCAGTGGTGGGTCTTAGCCAAAAGGCAGCCTGTCCAGCAGTGCTGGAGGGGACAGTGCGCCACTCCGCATCCTgggaagggatcccccctccAGATACCCAGTCTGGGAGCTAACCCCAGTCCGTCAAGCACGGGACCCCTCTGGGGCGAGAGGGGAATTGGGGCCTTGGGCTCTCTGCTGAGgcctccagctggggagtggtcAGCAAGATGGGGGagccccatccccccaggagctgggctgagaaCACCCCCAGCTCGGCGCACACAGGCCAGGAGGGAAGTTAGCTCTCGGCCGGCCGCCTGGGGAGaaaaggttactcaccctgtgcagtaaccgGGGTTCTCCGAGATGCAGGTCCCTACGGGTGCCGCCTCCCTGCGCCTAGGATCAGAGATTTTCCATAGCAGCGCCCGTTCGGGCCACACACGCGCTCCCCCGTCTCAACCACCCTCggttccttctctaccgcagaGCCCATGGCCGAACTCCGAAGCAGAGGGAAGAGGGCGAGCagtggagcacccccagggacacCCGTCTCAAAGAACCTCAGCTACCACACAGGGCGAGTCgtgtccctgggggtgctccactttaggtgacagGAGAACGCTGGAGGGCTAAGGCTTCGGGGTTGGATTTGTTAGCGACGATCACACGGGCAGTCCTAGCGAGCACCTGCTGTCGTGACTCGCACTATGGCGTCATGCTCTGGGAACGTGCGTGCCGACGCCCAGGTCACTGCTTTACCAACGTCTGATTGGTGCATGGGTCGGGAAAGCTAGAGACGTGGAAATCGATCGTGTGGCGTGCCTTCGGCGGCAAACCGCATTGACGACAGCAAAGGCGAATGCAGTCGGAAACCTGTTTTGAAAGTCTGTTTGGATACAGCTGAGCTCTGATCTTTCTGCAACAGAAAGGAGTAATGGTGGTGACTTTCTGAAAGGGTTAGTCCTTTGGAGGTCAGAGGCAAGCGCCCTTCTAGCGTGTGGAACGTTTAGTTCTACGTGGTTCAGGAACAACAATGGCTGGCGAACAGGCCAATTCAGGGGCAGTGAGGAAGGTATTTTAGGAAGTAACTTTGGATGAGGTCTCAACAAAACTATCTTTGAAGAAGATTATATTGAGAGGGGGTAACGAGAAACATCTGTCAGTGAAGACAGCCAATGAACAAGCAAGTAGGTCATCATGGGCTCCAAGGAGTGTCCAGTCAGGCATCGCATGACTAGGTTACGGACCCAAGGTGCAGTGGGATCTCATACTTCAAGGTAGAGATTTCAAATTCCTCTGAGAAACCGTCTTGTTCCAGGGTGGGTGAACACCGAATGACCAGCGACCTTGCGGTGGAAGGCCGGGATGGCTGCAAGATGCATTCGGATTGAACTTGGACAGCCCTGGCCCTATTCGTTCCCAGATGCAGTCCAGTACCAGTGACAAGGGAGAGGTTCTAGGTGAAACGCACTTTTTGTCGCACCAGGTCTGGAATCTTGTCCATTCACACGGATAAGATTGGCTTGGGGAGAGATTTGTTTAAGTTGTGTCTGTGCGGGACGTATTCTGTCCGGAGCCACACCTGTGCGGCCTGGCATGTTTTACAACACAGATGGGCACTGCCATATGCCCTGGTAGTCGTCTACATGTTCTGGCTGATACCTGCGGACTGGCTTGGTACCGTGGAGATCATATTGGCTAGGGTGGCAAGTCTGTGCGTTGGTCAGAAGACTCTGGCCTCCACTGCGGCAGGGTAGGGCCCAATGAACTCTGGATGCAGTACAGGCGTCAATGTTGACTTCCGAGTGTTGATTTGAAGGCCTAGTTGTGAGAAAAGGTCCCTAGTTCTCTGTGTAGCCAGGACTGCGATGTCTCAAGAGGGGGCTTTGAGAAGGCAGCTGGACACGTATGGGAATATCACAACTGCCTGTTGGCAGAGGTGCACCACACTGCAAGAAGCCTGGAGAACACCCCGGGTGCCAGAGGCCCAAGGTAAGCACTTTGTCCTGGCCAGGATCCAAGCCCAGAACAAATCTGAGGAATCTCTAGGAGACGGTGTATGGGAACGTGGAAACACACGTCTCGGAGGTCGAGGGCCGAGATCAATCCCCCGGGTCCAGTGTTGCGATTATTGTTGCTAACGTGACCATCCTGAATCGTCGTTGTTGAATGTTCTGAAGTCTAGACTGGGTCTCCACCCACTGCTCTTTTGTGGGATGAGGGAATAGTTGGAATAAAAGCCTCACCTGGGGTGTTGGAGCAGAGCTGGTTCTACAGCCCCCGAGTGGATTAATTTTTCCTGCAGAAggtgtcggggggtggggggcatgggtGGGTTGGAGGAGAGAAATGGCATTGAGTATCCGTTGTTGACCATTTCTAACACCCACTTGTCCAAGGTGACACTGGGTAGAACGGGGTCAGGCGGTCGCCAAAGGGATGGACGTTTTCTGGTGGTCACAGCACATGGATCCGGGGGAGGCATCTCGGAGCCTCAACCCAGTTTTCTGTTGTGAGGTGGGTTGGTGAGATGCACGTGACTATGTCGGGGGCAGTTACATTTGGGAGGTCTCGGTCATTTCCGGGTCGTAGTGTCGTTGAGGTGGGGGAAATGCAGAGGTTCGAGATCTCGAGGTAGCGTGGTATCTATTCTGCCGTCTCCTTGGCACTGGTGTGGAGACACGTAATGCTCTCAGCAGCTCTCTTCCATCCCGGATGGAGCGGAAATAGTCATCGGTCTTGTCGGCAAATAAGTTGGAGCCTTCAAAGGGAAAATCCTCCACTGTAGTTTGTATGTACTTCGGGAGTCCCGAAAGACGTAGCCATGATACTCGCCTCATGACCGCTGCTGTTGCTATGGAGCGGGCCGCCGTGTCTGCTGCATCGAGGGACGCTTGCAATGCCGTCCTTGCCAGCAGCTGGCCCTCCGTCACGACCGCCTGGAATTGTTTTCTTTTGTCCTCTGGGATATATTGAATAAATTCGTTCAGTTTTGAATAGTTTTTGTGGTTATAACTTGACATGAACGCCTCGTAATTGGCAATTCGGAATTGGAGAGCTGCTGAGGAGTGCGCTTTACGGCCCAGCAAATCTAGTTTCTTCCAATCTTTGTCATACGGGCTGTTCAGACGTAGACTCTCCCTTTCGTTCACCGCCAAGGCCACCATTGAATTCGGTGTGGGCAGCGAAGATAAGAACTCCATGTCCTTTGAGGGGACAAAATACTTCTTCTCAGCCCTCTTACAGGTGGGAGGGATCGTGGCTGGAGTTTGCCAGACTGTTTTAGCTGAGTTTAAGATGGTCTTAACTATAGGCAGCCCGATCTTGGTTGATGTGGGCAGTATATCCACAATCATGCACCGCGACTCTCTTGGTTCCTCTAATAGGATGTGGAAAGAATCCGCTATCCGTCTGAACAGCTCCTGACGCTGTCGGAAATCATCATCAGCCGACAACGGCGGGGGAGGCACGACTGCTTTGGCCGCTGAGGACGACGGTATATTGGGTGCAGGCGTAGGTTCCTGCTTGGGCCTTTCCTCCTGCTCGGGCCTTTCCTCCTGCTCCTTGACAGATTCTCCTTCAGGCTCAGGAGGTCTGGACACTGAAGACGACGGGGAGTGCCTCGGTTTCTCCCTCTGGATAGTGGGTGGCCTGGAAAACTGTTGCCCGTAAGCAGCCCATGGATCCCAGCAAGGCCACTGTGGGGGCATCGGCATGAAGGGGGGCATCCATGGGTGTCCATACCAGAGCACTGGGTCACCTCTGGGCTCCTGGTACCTATGGCGGGCAGAAGAGTCAGGTTGTGCCGCACCCCGACGCGAAGAGCAGCTGCGTGAAGGCACAGAATAAGCATCATTTTCCTCCTCGTCTCCACTGGAGAAGGGGGGAGCAGCCCTGGACGGCGACGGTGAGGGGGTGGGTCTGGTGTGTACCGCAGCCGTCGCGCTACGGAGCGGTGGAGACTCTGGCGTCTCAGAGACAAATCCGTCTTTTGGGACTCTAAACTCCTGTGGTGTCTTCGGTACCGTGGGAGGCAGTTGTGTCGGCGCCGGTGCCGACTGTCTTGTCAGCGCCAGGGTTGCTCTGCGTTCCGCTGAATGCCCAGCAGGCGGCGCCGCCAAAGTGCCCGGTGCCGTGTGGCTGGTCGGTTCCGTCTTTGAGGCTTTGGGCTTTTCCTTGCCTCGGTCATCAGACGGTGCAGTCTTGTCCCGTCTTGCCCTCTTGGGGTCCTTGGACTTACCGGCGTCGACGATACCGGAGGTCCCAGGGGCGTCATAGGTGCTCAGTATTACACCGGTCGGTGCCAAAGCTACCGATCTCGCTGGGGACCTCGTTCTTTTCCTCGGCTCCTGGGTGGGCGAACATGGGGCTCGTTTTTTAGCGTCTTTTCGTGAGGAATTGGTTGATTTCCTCTTCGTAGCCCGCAGggagcatggagcagctggtgctgATGGTGACTGTTGTCCAGGGCGGGTCCCAGGCCCAGGGTCTGAGGCTGGCTGCAGCAGGCTCTCCTTCATTTGGGGTTTTAGCTTCAGGTCACAGGCTTTCCGACTGCGCGCCTTAAGGTTAAGGCAGTGCTCGCACTTTTGGGGCAAGTGTGCCTCTCCCAAGCATGGGAGGCAACGGGGGTGCCCGTCGCTGACGGGGATGGCCTCCTGGCAGGAGAGGCACCGTTTGAATCCGGGGGATCCGGGCATAACCCCCTGATTGGAATCAACCTACGGGGGGTAATGacaaggaaaggggaaaaaatgggtgGTTTTGttagaaggaaggaaggaagaaggaaAGGAAGATGGTAACCAACGCTACGAAACGAGAACCAGGGCACTTGAAAACTCGCTAGGAGGCTCAGGCCAAGGGCGGTTGGGCCGCACAGCGCTACGCAGCTGCCACACAGGGCGCAAGACGGGAGCACAGGTGTGGCCCAAACGGGCGCTGCTACCAAAACCCTGCGATCCTAGGCACAGGGACGCAAACACCTAACGCAGAGCACCCACGGGACGCTGCTCAAAGACGAGCTAAAGGTTTGGGAACTGGCCAAGGCCCCGAGCATCCAGAGCCCCCAAGCAGGCaacccagccagccccccgcccTCCCAAAGGACGCGCGTCGGGGTTACCGCCATGAAGAGTGCCGAGGACGCTTCGCTGTCGATGTCGCTCTCCTCCGAGGTCTCCGACTCATCACTGCTGTCTGCAACACATGGTGTGGGCGGGGTCAGAGCAAGTCCCTCCCCTCTGAATCACCTGTCAATCTCCAGCCCCATGGGGTGCTCGGGgtcagagctctctctctctctctctgccctcccatggcccctggctccagccaccctgGGGCTCTTCGCTCAGTCCAGCCAGAGACCTGAACCAGAAGCCTTGGGctgtgaggtgggggaggagttcCAGCCACAGCACCACCCCAGTGAGGGGAACTCCCCGCACTCGGGCCAGCTGGCACAGCATCAGCTGAGGGCGGGATGTGGGGCAGCACagggaggagtcctgtcccctctgcagctccctttggaGGAGGCCGCTTGCTAGATACCGGCACTCTAAGGGTTAACGAGGAGGGATTCTCAAAGTGATTTCATAGCTCCTTCCCCAGACCCCCCCCATGggggctcagccccagccctgcctgggggggggaCCAAGGGGCTTGAGTGACTGAGTGGCAGTTaggggaagaacccaggagtcctagtccCACCCCGCAGCTCTATCCCCTAGATCTCACTCCCCCCAAGACCCTGCGTAGCTTAGTGCCAATCTGATGGCCCAGCAGCAGAGACCACCACCCCTGGCCCCCCTTGgtacagccccctccctccccaaaacactcaccctttttcttcttcttctcctgaggggtgggggccttcttctcctcttcctcctcctccttctcctcggCAGGCTTCTCCTCCTCGCTCTCCTCACTGCTCTCGCTCGCCTCGTCGATCCCTGGGCAGCCAACCGACAGCGGGCTCAGGAAGGAGCCGTTCTGCAGCCCGGATTCGATGCCCGCAGAGCAGCGAGCTCCCCCGCCGCCAGGCCGACCGAGCGATCGTACTGGGCGTTCCCAACCCAGGGCCCCGCGGCCCCGTTcctaccctgcagcccctcccgcagGGGCACAAGCGCTGAAcagccaacacccccccccccccaagccagtTCAGGACCAAGGTGCTGCCGAGGttagggggtgggaagtgggggcCGGAATCCCCGTGTCCCACGAGGCACTGGGGCAGCACAACCCAAGCCAGCTATTTCACCTGCCAGTTTTCTATTTAAGCAACCGGGTTTCTGCACGGAGAACGGACGCTTTTTGCAGAACACGGTCGAACACCCGATTCTCCACCGGAAAGCAGCCTCGACGGAGAATTTCCAACCAGTCGCGACGGCACCAAGGGCCCCGCTGAGCTCTGACGGGTGCCGCTGCTGCCACCAGGTCTCAGCGGTGCCAACCGGGGCCCCGCATCTGCCACGTACCTTTGGGACCATCCTCTTCCTTTGTCACCTTGGGCTTCCCCACTGCTGCCTCCTCCTGCGAACTGCTGCAAGACACgagagggagctgatgggggacagcctggcacaaagggggtgggggagggaacgtGCCTCTGCCAAGACTACTGTGCAGGGTACAGCTGAGATCTACGTTCCCAGGGCAGGTGGGGAACAGAACATGCTGCTTAATGGGCACAGGCAGCACCAGGTGACGAGCTGAGCGGGGCTGAGCCAGGCACCCTGTCCCGGCGGGGAGGGGCGGAGCAGGCCTCGCCCCTAAGGCCCATCCTTACCTGGACCCGTCCGACATGtaatccacttcctgcccctcgaAGTCTCCGTCGTCGCTGTCCTCGAAGGCCTCGTCGTCCGagcccttcttcttcttcttcttcctggtCAGCGGGGTTTTCTTCTGGGGCTTGGCCACCTTCTCCCCTGCAGCATTATGGGAAACAGGGCTCAGTGGCAGGACCTGGGGGGGAGGTGACAGCCACAGGCCCAGCAAGAGGGGCTGTGGGGTTAGAGGGAGGGGCCCAGAACCAGGACACCAGGGTTCTGCATGGGGACTCGTGACAGGCTGCGGGCTCTCAGAGGGGTAGCGCCACGCTTCCAAGGCACAGGGGTCAGATGCTGGCAGGGCTCAGGACACAGGCCTAGGCAGTAGCCAGGTCACCCGTTAGCTGGGACGCAGGGCTCCTCTCCCAGGCCAGGAGTGAGAAAGGAGTCGCTGTTCTACGCCCATGTcataaatagttagttaagggttaagtttccacctgtaaagggttaacacatagtacccggtgaacacctgacctgaggaccaatcagggaagagaatttaaaattcctaggagggaactttttccctctctTCTGGTGTGTGCTGTTCTTAGCCCTTTGGAGTTACAagggtccagatgttttaatcacgTCTTCTACAAGtttccatctttctgaactaatttcttctagtcaagatagtgagtattagaaaggtactttgtgtcctcatctgataatcctatgtttgcaattctgtgggtttgttattgattatttttaattctgcctgtattgtttgtactgaggaggAGAGAGGATTTCCGGACCCAGAGAGAGAGGCACGGCTTTTCTACCAAAGGCACTCTGAGGCagtttcagggttagaaggaTTTTCAGTTTCTTGCAgggctttctgttacaaagcTCTCCTGCTGAGGAGCTTTCATCCATTGTGAGACGAGATACCAGTCAGGATTCCCGAGGTGGGGGGGAAGTGCTGTGCTCGTCAGAGCTGATTTCCGTCCAGCGGGAAAAACaggttttggggggggcggggggaggaaacctcaagccagattttttttttttcctgggtcTTC
The DNA window shown above is from Mauremys reevesii isolate NIE-2019 linkage group 25, ASM1616193v1, whole genome shotgun sequence and carries:
- the GTF2F1 gene encoding general transcription factor IIF subunit 1 isoform X3; translation: MTSLGTSSQSVTEYVVRVPKNTPKKYNIMAFNAADKVNFTTWHQAKMERDLSNKKIYQEEEMPESGAGSEFNRKLREEARRKKYGIVLREFKPEDQPWILKVNGKAGRKFKGVKKGGVTENASYYIFTQCPDGAFEAFPVSNWYNFTPVAKHRTLTAEEAEEEWERRNKVLNHFTIMQQRRRKDQDDEEEEKEKTKKRSSELKIHDLEDDLEMSSDESELSDADGEKVAKPQKKTPLTRKKKKKKGSDDEAFEDSDDGDFEGQEVDYMSDGSSSSQEEAAVGKPKVTKEEDGPKGIDEASESSEESEEEKPAEEKEEEEEEKKAPTPQEKKKKKDSSDESETSEESDIDSEASSALFMAVDSNQGVMPGSPGFKRCLSCQEAIPVSDGHPRCLPCLGEAHLPQKCEHCLNLKARSRKACDLKLKPQMKESLLQPASDPGPGTRPGQQSPSAPAAPCSLRATKRKSTNSSRKDAKKRAPCSPTQEPRKRTRSPARSVALAPTGVILSTYDAPGTSGIVDAGKSKDPKRARRDKTAPSDDRGKEKPKASKTEPTSHTAPGTLAAPPAGHSAERRATLALTRQSAPAPTQLPPTVPKTPQEFRVPKDGFVSETPESPPLRSATAAVHTRPTPSPSPSRAAPPFSSGDEEENDAYSVPSRSCSSRRGAAQPDSSARHRYQEPRGDPVLWYGHPWMPPFMPMPPQWPCWDPWAAYGQQFSRPPTIQREKPRHSPSSSVSRPPEPEGESVKEQEERPEQEERPKQEPTPAPNIPSSSAAKAVVPPPPLSADDDFRQRQELFRRIADSFHILLEEPRESRCMIVDILPTSTKIGLPIVKTILNSAKTVWQTPATIPPTCKRAEKKYFVPSKDMEFLSSLPTPNSMVALAVNERESLRLNSPYDKDWKKLDLLGRKAHSSAALQFRIANYEAFMSSYNHKNYSKLNEFIQYIPEDKRKQFQAVVTEGQLLARTALQASLDAADTAARSIATAAVMRRVSWLRLSGLPKYIQTTVEDFPFEGSNLFADKTDDYFRSIRDGRELLRALRVSTPVPRRRQNRYHATSRSRTSAFPPPQRHYDPEMTETSQM